TTGTGATTTCGTGATTAACTGGATCTGTGATTCATTTTCTATCGTTTATGTATTGTCTTGTCTCGGATGGATCGGATTGGGGGATTAGGTTTCTTGGGATTAAATATGGTATTTCCGTGTTGTTtttggttgattgattgatttgggCCAATCTTGCacggggatttttttttaaacggacTCGGAGTCAACACGACAGGGCCTAAAAGTTGTTATTTGGATATATGTTCATGCCAATTAATTTGGAAATTTCATATGCATATATCAAGTGACGAAATTTCCGGTTGTCTGTTTTTCTTTCTAAATCGGACACCATTTTTTCCTCTAAAGAAACCAGAAGTTACACGCCTCACGCCCATTGAAATCCGACGTCCCTCCCTCGTTCGCTCGTGTACGCGTGGGGCGCAGCGGGTGCGGAATACGAAACCTACTCGAGAAGGGTGACGTACGAAATTTTCTGGCAAAAAcatcaaacttttataataggtaaagataagGAATAAGTacacttgaggtcccttaacttaccaacgaatccgattttcgtccttcaatcgaaaaaccagatacaacgggtccctcaactatcaaaaccggtgtaaaGCAGGTCCCTCAACGgttttgatggtggttttggccaATGTGGCGTCTACGTGTCCGGTTTGCGTAttgaaaggaaaatataaaagttaaaaaaaaaacaaaaatatgggGTCCACATATCAGTtagacaaaaggaaaaaagagtggacccacctgtcagtgggtcccacaatccTCTCTATGCACGAACGATTGGACGACAGGAGACTGGGAGAGGGAGCGACCGAcgcctcttctctctccctcccgtcatccttcctcgccggccggcgagcgcaCACGGAGAGGGAAAAAGGCGCCGGCCGGCgagtggggcggcggcggcagctggccCCCGCCCACTGCGCACTTCTTCGGCGGTCTGCGACGCGGAGCTAGGGTTGCGGGAGTCGGAGGGTAGCGGCGCCATCATCCTGCTCGAACAATCGGAGAGACGGCAACGACGAACTGTGTTCATGCAACAGTGTGATTACCTGGCCGGCGACGAACTCAGTGACGATGCGGCTGCCGCCGAGGACGAGAGTATTGGAGACGTTGACGCCATGCTCGGCGGTGGCGTCCGTGGACTGGTCATGTCCGATGACGCCCATCTCCTCGTTACGACTCGCCGCGGactccatggcggcggccgggccgcCCTTGACCGTCTTCCCCAACACGAGGTTCTCCGCGCGCCGACTGCAAGTCGCCGCGTCCCGCGGCGCGATGGGCTTGGCCGCGAGGCTTCTGGTCACCGGGAACACGTCGCCATACCAGATCCCTTGCTGGCTCATCCTACTACACTCTCAACGTAGCTAGTACTAGTGTGGTGAGATCGTGTGTGCACTGTGCTTTGCATGAGAGAGAGATCTTCAAGGTCATATGCGGCGCGGCTCGCTGCATGGGTCGAACGGGGGACACGCAGGGTGGCCGGCAATGGCGGGGCGCCGTGGGTGGGGCACTggggctcgacggcgacgggcggtcACAGCCCGCCGAAGAGGCGCGCAGCGGGCGGCGCCCAGCGGCCGttgtcgccaccctcgccggccggcgcctTTTTCCCTCTCCGTgcgcgctcgccggccggcgaggaaggatgccgggagggagagagaaaaggcGTCGGTCGCTCCCTCTCCCAGTCTCCCGTCGTCCAATCGTCCGTGGATAGAGAGgatggtgggacccactaacAGGTGGGTtcactcttttttccttttgtctgactgacatgtgggccccacattttgttttcatttttaagttttatattttccttccagtgccacgtcagcgccacttAGGACGAGGACCAAGTCAAACcggccacgtaggcaccacatcagccaaaaccaccatcaaaaccgctgagggacctgttttgcaccggttttaatagttgaggggcctattgtatctggttttccggttgaaggacgaaaatcagattcgttgacaagttaagggacctcaagtgaacttattcctaaagataaagataTAAATGCCTAACCTTCCCTGGTCCGTTACTCGGCCCATAGGCCGGCCCATTGTGTCAATAACCACTATAAAACTGGTTTCATCCACTCCGGGCTGCATCTCTCTCGCCGTCGCGCGATGGGGCGACGAAAGCAGCAGCGtcaggacgccgccgccgcctccttctccgacgacgtcgacgtcgcTAGGTGAGTACCATCTTACTGTATCTCGCTAGCTAGAAATGAAATTAAGAACTAATTAAGGAAATCCCTTAATTGCCAAAGTCGCGTCCATCATCTTTATATTTTGATTGCTTGGCAGAAATCTTAGGGGGATGCCCTGGTTAGTTTGGTTGCTTTTCGAGACGCCCTCCGGATTCGCAATGTTTTCCTTCAATAGCTACATCTTCGAAGAAGAGAATGCAATCGAggtaatatatttatattgtgcGTCTGcatttttaatatttctaattaagTTTACTGGTTTCTTGTTTCTACTCATGCAGCACATTTGGGCCAACTTCGTCGAGGACTATATGGCAAAAAACTGTGTTAgtatatatatctctctctgTAGATCTCTAATGTGTTTCAGGCGCAATATGTGCCTTATCGCGCCTTGGTTTtcttgtttaaatttttttttcatgctcatCAACATGATTACTTGGGGTTGTTAAACTTTGTTATGTCAACAAGTGCTCAATAATTATGATAAATTAGTTAGTACAAGACCTGACTCTAGTTAGTGTGATGCTGctagtttttctttaaattaaaaTTGATTTCCTAGCAATGCACTATGTATCAACACCTAATGCGGTGCACACCAATTTCCTACTGTAACAACCTGTCTCTGCTGGAGGGATGTGATCCCTAAGACGGTACACTGGCTGCTTTTCCAAAACTAGAAACCATTTTTTACTGTAATATATGGACCAATTCTGAGGTCTGCTGAAAGACTACTCGATCTTTGATAAAATTGAAGACTGGATTTGTTCTCTCCTGCCACAGTTGAGAATTGAGACATTTTGCATGTTGGTTGaactctatctatctatcattcTATCTATctcttaagggtgtgtttagttcacgccaaaattggaaatttgattgaaattagaacgatgtgacggaaaagttggaagtttgtgtgtaggaaagttttgatgtgatggaaaaattggaagtttgaagaaaagtttggaactaaaccaggcctaagtcTCTCATAGTGGTCATCTTTTTGTGCTTTATCAGCTCTGGCTGAAacaatttcaaaagtttgaggACAAGTCTGCTGCTATTAATTGTACTACTGGTCTTGGCAAAGAACTGAGAGATATGCTGAAGATTTGGTGCCGTCGTGGGGAGAAGCTAATGGTTGGAAGCCTAGAATACAAAGAAATAATCGAAGCTGATCAGGAGCTGAAGGTAATCAATTAATTACATGTGTTTGCGAATAACATCGATTACATTTTTCACTGGTCTTTGCACTTGCAGGGAGTAACATGCCTGTATAATGATTTTGTGACGGAGGTGATGTGGGGGATCAAGAATCTCATGCACATTTTAGTGCCTGAAGAACAAAAGGTGCTGACCAAGGAGGAGCGCCTCCCAGTGAGTAAAGGATTGGAAATGATCCTGCACCGTtataaatttgatgttaagCCAGAGATGGTGAGTTTTTGTTCACAGCATGTCTTTACCTGTACATATCTGTCATAATTCATAGCTGTGTCATGTACTGATTCAATTTTTGGATTGAAACCCTGATCAGTTCTTTTTGTTCTTTAACAAAAGACTCGCCACTCGCCAGTTCTTCTAGAAACTCATTTAGCTATTAATCTGTATTGGCTATTCATTTTAGTTTTTTAGGTTAGTCTTTAGATTTAAGGAAAGAATGATGTTTCCCATTATGGCATAGGGATGTGTTTATCTTGTTCTCTGCAAATATGTTATCTTTTCAATAAAAGGGCAGGGCATTTGGTCTTAAAAAGTAATGTGTGCCCTTTTGTGTTCATCCAGATCAACAATGATATAGTGGAAACAGCTTGCTACTTATATCATTGTGACTTTCTTGAAAAGAGGCATTCCAAGGGCCTTCACTTGTCAGATTATCACCTTCTGAAAATATCTGGGTTGAACAGTTCCGAATGGGATACTATGAAACTAGTAACTGCTCTGAATAAGATAACTCGCCCTGGAGAAGAAATTGAGCACCCCCCTGAGGTGAACCATAATACTTCTACTGTTATCTGTTGTAAAGGCAGTGCTCTGACGCACTGCATTTGTacatttttccccttttccttaATATAcatcggcaaaaaaaaaaaatacttctacTGTTAAGACTTATATGTTTCATATATACCTGTAGGCTGGATTGAAGTTTAGTTTGTATGTTTTTTCCTTTCAGATGTTTTCATCAGATGAGCTATTAAAGATAGAGAAAGATGCAGATAAATACAAGGATAAGATCTATAAGACTGCTGTCTCTGAGATCTGGAATGACTTAGTGTGTTCCTACAGTATCAAGAAGGAAAAGCTGAGACACATGCAATTCTTGGTTGAGGCGGCGGCACAGGAAGCTGCCAAGAGGGAGGTCAATCAAGCTGGTAATGATTGAGGTGTTTCACCATTGAAGAAATTtccttattactccctccgttttagattgtaagactttttagcattgcttatattcatttagaagttaatgaatctatacacatatatatgcctaaTTCATAAACATCTAAAagaatataggcaatgctagaaagtcttacattgtgaaacggatgaagtatgaTGTAATATAGCTGGTTGCTGGTTTAAACACAGTTGTGGTGTATGGAGAGAATGGAGCAAAAATTTGAACAATTGGGGTTTTAATTAGCCGAATTATCTAGGCAGACAGAGTTCTGTTATTTTGGCGACCTACCGTTATtggttactacctccgtttcaggttataagactttctagcattgcccacatttatatagatgttaatgaatctaggcacacatatatgtctagattcattaacatatatatgaatatgggcaatgctagaaagtcaaCTTGATGATAAAAAATACCGTTCTTAGATAGTTGGATTCCtctgtttcaattttttttggtctCTTATGGGTCATTTCACTACAGATAGATAATCTATCTATTTTACAggtatctcttttttttttagatctaGATGATATTCTTAAAACGAAACAAAAACCTACTTCTCTGGGATACTATAGCTTTAAAACCAAGCTTCAGTACAGAAAAAAGAGAATACCAAAATCTGGTGTACATATTTCGACCACTACAGCCACTTTGCCTTCTTCGATTTCCAGTTGCAATAATTTAGATGGAAATAAAGAAACTGAATTCCTTATATACACATTTCTAAACAAATCACCAGGCTTTGGTTTAGAGGTATGATGCTCATGACAAGGTTTGTGCACAGCAAAGCTGATTAGGTTGGATATAAATGAAATCAAAATGCGATGCCTGAGAGCAAGTCACAGATGCATAGAATTGCATGCCACAGTATCCACCATAACagctacttcatccgtttcatattattcaGAATTATCATATTTGTAAAAGTTTATCAAAATTGTAAGATTCATGTGCTAAATGTGAGCAAATTCTCAATCGATGAACAAAAATAAGAGAAGTGTGCAACATGAGTAAGGGTATGAATGTTTTCTCCCCAAAGATTTAACACCGTTAATATGTCCAtccaaagtaggggcaaaatttttcttcgtttaaaaaacaaaacaaggacaaaaacgaaaaccctaaaaatagtGGCAAAATCTATATTGGACATCAAAGTAGAGGCAAGAACGAAATTGCCCCCCTTTTCAAAAAGGTGATATTTCACATTCCATAATAAATCACAATGGCACATCTCGGTATGTACATCCAACCATCCTTCATGGAAACTAGTGGACCTACTTCAGGTTCTGAGATGAtacaaaaaaacagagaaagaagCAACTCGATATGATGGATATACAAACTTACATACTATGCATGAATCATCTGCAAACAAAAACCAAGCCGTTTGCAAGATGAATACAAATAAGTATAGCCTACGCTAAGAGAATCCGGCAACGAAatggtatatatataggagaagaaaaggagcaGGCACATCATGTTGCTGAAGCTTCAGAAGAACCCATAGGCTACTTCACGCCACAAACTTGGGTCATTGAGCAACACAAGCTGGGAGAAGCCTGGAGCCGGGTTACTCTTGACTTCACAACGGGCGTGGTCTGTGTCACAGAAGAAATGCTACTGAAGCGAGGGCTTTTTTCCCCACCAGATTTTATCTAGTATAATCTTCTAACAACACAAGAATATCGTCGTCGCTTGTTCCACCGTCGATGGCACACTGTAATGCCGTCCTGCCATCTTGGTCCGCAACTTGTGGATTAGCCCCCCTGCATAAATTTTGCGGAGCGAAGAAAAGTGAGACCACCTTTATGTAGTTGATCTTTTGCAGTGGACTAGTCTTTGGATTAGGGGGCATATAAAGCAAGATAAATGCTGAAGATGTAAGTACTGAAATACCTGGAGAGTAGAAGCTTAGCATGTACGTGTCTTCCTTTCAATATACACTGATGAAGGGGTGTCCGGCCTCTTGAATCAATTGCATTTACATTAGCTCCGTACTGCAAAAGTAATTCAACCATTCCAACATCTGCAACATGACATGCAAGATGAAGCAACGAGAAACCTTCGCATCTTTCGTCCCCATCATCTACACGTGAACTTGTGCTGGCAGGAGAAAGGGGCTCTCTAGGAgaaactttttcatgtgaatgGCAATCGAAAAATACAGGGCTTCCATCAGATGGTGAGGCAGAGTGCTCTTGCTGAGATGATCTTCCAGTAGTCGAACGCGAACTATAGGACATCTCTCCATAAACTAAATTTACATTGGCGCGGGATTGCACGATGAGACTGTATACAGCTCTCTTGTCATTTGCAGTTACATTATCCCACATCTGCTGAGCTAGCTGAATCTCATCCATGCTATACTTTCGTACAAATTCCTTGTCAGCATACTGgaatttttaaaacataaaaaactCAGTATATTTTATGCAATTGAAGGAGCACCTAAGCTCAACTTACAAGTAGgacaataataaataataaaccTATTGACAAAGCATTATAGATTGTCTGGCTCATGAGTTGTAATTTTCAATAATCTCTTGGGCAACTTGAACATAAGGTCCATGATAGTCAACTGACTATCACAGTGACTAAAAACTTATTCTTATTTTGTTAAACTACAAGTGCACTATCAAACATGTGATGTAACCAAAATGGTATTGATTTATATGCAATGCTACAGTTTTCAGGATTACAGTTTTCCCCTTTTCATTGTGATTGTTTGCCAATATGTATCATAGCATCAGACGACAACTTAGGTCACATATAAGATATGTGGCAGAAAATAAGTCCATGAACAAGATAAAAGAGTTTATAGGGCAAGCAAATGAAGTAAAACTACCTGTCAAATTAATAATAAGTCCAACCCATGGGTAACAAAGAACCAAAGCTGCATATGAGTATGTTGCCTCTACATCAGCCTAAGTTAACCTCAACCAACATCCTTTGTTTTCTCTTGGTTAGGTTTGCAAGCCATTCACAAGATCATGGAGTGAGGCTCACACAAGCACACATACAAAGACCATAGAAGGCCAATGTATTCGCATGATATGTGATTATGTGCAGAGGCACTGTCAGCAGGGAGTTCCTTGCTTGATAATTTTCATGCGAAGGAAGCCACTTTGTGATTCTAGAAAAGACATAAAGTCCTCTGTAATTGTGAGTACACTGCTTGTATAAAACAACTAAAATCTTTTCCAATTCCAAGAGTAACTATGGTTTAGTGTATGTTATTTATGTGGTTGGCATTCACTTTTCCTACCATCATACCATCCTATGTAGTGGACTGGCAGGGAGTGGGAAAATTTTGGGGATGAATAAGTAAAGAAAACATAAGCACTGAAGTTGTATATACTGTTGCAAAGCCATCTCTCAAATATATGTGAGGTGTTGAATCAAGAGAGGACTTATTATGAAATTCTTCTAGATCACTGCTAATCATTATGGAAAGAGAGTCATGGTTAGACAAGGAAGTGCCTTTACTCCTGAGAAGTTAACTATCATGAATCATGTTTATCCAATCATTCTTCCAATGAACACCCATAAAGACCATTTGGTTCTCACATTACTTTTGCTGATCATGAAACTCAATTGCAAAAAGGTAGTAAGTACCTTGGCATGGATAAACTTCTCTTTGGCAGAGAAAGGATCTGAGTGTTTAGGCTTGCTGACAGTAAAGTGCCATGCCGTATCTAATCCATGAGCGCTGCGGAACAATGTAGTGCTGATTAACTGGAaagaaatagataaggcagcaAAAACATgtaaagtaatttacaacaatTGTAATATTACCGCAACTTGTCATCAGATTCACCATTTTTTGACGAAGGTAAAACTTCTTCCCAAACATCATTGACAAACTTGTTGCCTAATGATTGAAAGAAATTGATTACAGATGGTTCCCACACTCTGACATCAAGCGTCAGAGATCTTACCTGCCAATATAATGTACAGTTAAGTTCtataaaaatttattaataGTTAATGATACTGAAATGACTAAACCTAAATGCACAACGACATTTGAATATTCAATGAAATATATAGGCACTGATAGAATCTGATTGGTGATATGCATATACAAATTGATGTCAACCATAAGAAATTTTTCCTATAATCTGCAACAACAATAATTGTACCATGAGGCCGAGTTTCATCTAAAGACCACCAGAAAGCTGTTTAAGAAAACAGAAAGAATGATGCAAGCAATATATGTATTTTCAGTAAGGGAAAAAAATGCTCCTATAGCAGTCCTTGGGAATATGTCCGCAAAAATACAACTCACAAAATGCTTTGCGTTTCTAAGAGCTTTTAGTTCTTTGTTTTGGACTAATTTGCTGTTACAATTTTGAGTCTTTTGTTGTTTTAACCCTCTTATTGGCCAAAGAATAATCATCATTTTTTGCCCCAGGTAGCATATTGGCCAAAAGGACAATCATTGTTTTGCCCCATGTAACATAGTCCCCAAGCATGCCATGTAATACACAAAAAGCTATGATGTTCTAGACTCAAATATTACAAATGCAGACGTAGAAAGTGATCTGCATGGAATTTCACACAAGGAGACAGGAGAATGTACAGATAAAATTATCTTAATTACCTTTGATATATGCACTCCAAGATTTCTGTGTACCCCAGAGCACTCTATGCACAGAAGTGCACCAAGGTTTAATGATGCCCAATCAGGTTCCATAGAACCACAATCAACACAAATGATATTGCCATCAACTTTCCTAAGCAAATCAATTGGTTTTTCAGGTTTCATGTTGGTCTTGTGATAATGTGTGCCTCTGACATCATGTTGCCCATTTCCAGTGTTCTTTTCCAATGTTAAGTCATCATACATGGAAGGTTCCAGATCCTGGCTAGTAAAGGAGCTACTTTCACTGGCACTGCCATCATGGCCACAGCTCTTAGGGCTTAGCAGAAAACACTGAAACAGAAGTACAGACCATCACATTTTGGTAAACGAAAATTCAACATGTCAAATACATAAACAATAAAATCTGGGTCATCGAATAGTGACCTGTTCTGGGGATTGTGAGCTAAGCAAAGATGCAATGACACCAGTAATCTTTTCAATCCAATCCATTTGATCTATTGCACTCTCTGCCTGCTCAAAAAATAGATGGTGTCACTTAAATAGGAAATATCGAATTATATTCAACATGAAGACAATATCATCTTCAATATTGTACTCATACCTGTAGTGTGTAGACCTTTGTGGGTGAAATTATTCTGAAGCAAAACCTCAGATCTGATTGTTCTGCATCCATTTTAATGGTTGATGTCAGCAAATTTACAGTATGCCGTGCAACAGATTTCTCATCATGTATAATGCCATGGTAATGAGATGAGAATAGTCTGCTCAGCAACCCAGAACCATGTTCAGTGGGGTTGCCAATGCTTCTTGGGTGACTGGAACAACCACCCTGGAAGACCAAAAGTGAAACAAAGAATAAAGGACAGGAACTTAAGTATATTGCACATCTTGGACAGAATCCTGCAGCTGCATGAGTATTTCACTAGTGCAAGGGGGACCTACAGGTGTCCTATTAATTTGCTTGCGATAGTAGTACAGCATTCCTCGACTATCGAGGACAAAAAACCTTCTTTTCCAATCAGCTCTCAAGTTTGAAGATCTTTTCGAGAGGTAACCTTGACGAATGGTCTGGACCTGAACATATACTTTGTTTCAGGAATGACAGTACTAGAATGTCTGCATGAAGCTTTAATTCCTAGTGAACCAGGAAGTGGTACCTTGCCTTTTGAGGCCGACTGCATCACTGCCTCAATCATTTTATGTGAACTTCTAGCAATCGTTTGAATTCCATCACCATTATGGGCATCAGTCAAACCATTTGATAAACGAATTTCCCGATCTATCTGCTTTTTGTATTCATGCATTCTCTCTACAAGAGAGGCTTGCTCCTTGTTTGCCCTTTCTCTTGATTGTTGTGCATAAGCAAGAACCTGCAGGAGGACCAAAGAACAGCTAAAGAAAAAATTCTTGTCCACTTCATAACATAAGAAGTTTGTGCGTGCAGCATTAAAAAGTAAGCAGCTTCGCTGCGTCTTAAAAAGATCAATATGATCATTGATGCAGCGATTTCTacaaaaagattaaaaaactgCTATTCTCCACTCAAGGGCAATTGTTAACCAAGGACAGAACCAATTAAAATCCAGTAATTAGATAATCTGAATGTATTTATCtccaggagaaaaaaaaaacaatattaggCTGAAAAAGCTACCAAAAGGTGCATAAAGCACTAAACAACTGAACTTTTCCAGGATGAAAATGTCAAACCTTCTTGATAATTGAAATATTGATCAGCTATAGAATAAATCCAATCTCAATGAGATGAATTGAGGGCAGAAATCTGGGGCACTAATATTTGCATTTCATGATCTTGTAGCTACAATGTAAAACTATTTGTATACTAGAAGACTAGGAAACTAATAAGCGAGCGTGGTCAAGTTACCTGATTAATATATGGCTCCATCTGATGCAATAGGTCGTATCCCTGAATGAATATAGCAACAGATAAGATAAGTCTCACTCTTTGCATAACATAGTAGCAGAAAGAGGAAAAATATGCAATCTGGTACTTGTTTAAAATATCGAAGATGAGAATCCATAGTTGAACTAACAGCCTCCAAAAATTCAAATCTCTTCTTTGCCTCAATATGGGAAATTGAAGTGACCTAAAAATTAGTGCAGGTATGGCAAATGATGATATGATAAGAAAAAAGGCACACAGTAAGAAAATACAAGAACAAAGTCTGATCAACTG
The Oryza glaberrima chromosome 8, OglaRS2, whole genome shotgun sequence DNA segment above includes these coding regions:
- the LOC127782266 gene encoding uncharacterized protein LOC127782266 isoform X2, which encodes MGRRKQQRQDAAAASFSDDVDVARNLRGMPWLVWLLFETPSGFAMFSFNSYIFEEENAIEHIWANFVEDYMAKNCLWLKQFQKFEDKSAAINCTTGLGKELRDMLKIWCRRGEKLMVGSLEYKEIIEADQELKGVTCLYNDFVTEVMWGIKNLMHILVPEEQKVLTKEERLPVSKGLEMILHRYKFDVKPEMINNDIVETACYLYHCDFLEKRHSKGLHLSDYHLLKISGLNSSEWDTMKLVTALNKITRPGEEIEHPPEMFSSDELLKIEKDADKYKDKIYKTAVSEIWNDLVCSYSIKKEKLRHMQFLVEAAAQEAAKREVNQAGND
- the LOC127783145 gene encoding late embryogenesis abundant protein D-34-like; the protein is MSQQGIWYGDVFPVTRSLAAKPIAPRDAATCSRRAENLVLGKTVKGGPAAAMESAASRNEEMGVIGHDQSTDATAEHGVNVSNTLVLGGSRIVTEFVAGQVITLLHEHSSSLPSLRLFEQDDGAATLRLPQP
- the LOC127782227 gene encoding ADP-ribosylation factor GTPase-activating protein AGD3-like isoform X1, which codes for MLFAKLDDSPMLRTQIQSLEESAEILRERCLKFHKGCRKYTEGLGEAYDGDIAFASSLETFGGGHNDPISVAFGGPVMTKFTIALRELGTYKEVLRSQVEHMLNDRLLNFVDIDLHDVKDARKRFDKASLLYDQVRDKYLSLKKGTRADITTAIEDELHNARSSFEQARFNLVTSISHIEAKKRFEFLEAVSSTMDSHLRYFKQGYDLLHQMEPYINQVLAYAQQSRERANKEQASLVERMHEYKKQIDREIRLSNGLTDAHNGDGIQTIARSSHKMIEAVMQSASKGKVQTIRQGYLSKRSSNLRADWKRRFFVLDSRGMLYYYRKQINRTPGGCSSHPRSIGNPTEHGSGLLSRLFSSHYHGIIHDEKSVARHTVNLLTSTIKMDAEQSDLRFCFRIISPTKVYTLQAESAIDQMDWIEKITGVIASLLSSQSPEQCFLLSPKSCGHDGSASESSSFTSQDLEPSMYDDLTLEKNTGNGQHDVRGTHYHKTNMKPEKPIDLLRKVDGNIICVDCGSMEPDWASLNLGALLCIECSGVHRNLGVHISKVRSLTLDVRVWEPSVINFFQSLGNKFVNDVWEEVLPSSKNGESDDKLRAHGLDTAWHFTVSKPKHSDPFSAKEKFIHAKYADKEFVRKYSMDEIQLAQQMWDNVTANDKRAVYSLIVQSRANVNLVYGEMSYSSRSTTGRSSQQEHSASPSDGSPVFFDCHSHEKVSPREPLSPASTSSRVDDGDERCEGFSLLHLACHVADVGMVELLLQYGANVNAIDSRGRTPLHQCILKGRHVHAKLLLSRGANPQVADQDGRTALQCAIDGGTSDDDILVLLEDYTR
- the LOC127782266 gene encoding uncharacterized protein LOC127782266 isoform X1, with the translated sequence MGRRKQQRQDAAAASFSDDVDVARNLRGMPWLVWLLFETPSGFAMFSFNSYIFEEENAIEFTGFLFLLMQHIWANFVEDYMAKNCLWLKQFQKFEDKSAAINCTTGLGKELRDMLKIWCRRGEKLMVGSLEYKEIIEADQELKGVTCLYNDFVTEVMWGIKNLMHILVPEEQKVLTKEERLPVSKGLEMILHRYKFDVKPEMINNDIVETACYLYHCDFLEKRHSKGLHLSDYHLLKISGLNSSEWDTMKLVTALNKITRPGEEIEHPPEMFSSDELLKIEKDADKYKDKIYKTAVSEIWNDLVCSYSIKKEKLRHMQFLVEAAAQEAAKREVNQAGND
- the LOC127782227 gene encoding ADP-ribosylation factor GTPase-activating protein AGD3-like isoform X2, whose amino-acid sequence is MLFAKLDDSPMLRTQIQSLEESAEILRERCLKFHKGCRKYTEGLGEAYDGDIAFASSLETFGGGHNDPISVAFGGPVMTKFTIALRELGTYKEVLRSQVEHMLNDRLLNFVDIDLHDVKDARKRFDKASLLYDQVRDKYLSLKKGTRADITTAIEDELHNARSSFEQARFNLGYDLLHQMEPYINQVLAYAQQSRERANKEQASLVERMHEYKKQIDREIRLSNGLTDAHNGDGIQTIARSSHKMIEAVMQSASKGKVQTIRQGYLSKRSSNLRADWKRRFFVLDSRGMLYYYRKQINRTPGGCSSHPRSIGNPTEHGSGLLSRLFSSHYHGIIHDEKSVARHTVNLLTSTIKMDAEQSDLRFCFRIISPTKVYTLQAESAIDQMDWIEKITGVIASLLSSQSPEQCFLLSPKSCGHDGSASESSSFTSQDLEPSMYDDLTLEKNTGNGQHDVRGTHYHKTNMKPEKPIDLLRKVDGNIICVDCGSMEPDWASLNLGALLCIECSGVHRNLGVHISKVRSLTLDVRVWEPSVINFFQSLGNKFVNDVWEEVLPSSKNGESDDKLRAHGLDTAWHFTVSKPKHSDPFSAKEKFIHAKYADKEFVRKYSMDEIQLAQQMWDNVTANDKRAVYSLIVQSRANVNLVYGEMSYSSRSTTGRSSQQEHSASPSDGSPVFFDCHSHEKVSPREPLSPASTSSRVDDGDERCEGFSLLHLACHVADVGMVELLLQYGANVNAIDSRGRTPLHQCILKGRHVHAKLLLSRGANPQVADQDGRTALQCAIDGGTSDDDILVLLEDYTR